One stretch of Brettanomyces nanus chromosome 4, complete sequence DNA includes these proteins:
- a CDS encoding uncharacterized protein (EggNog:ENOG41), translating to MPSPNIVSKTVKVNPSNEKRSSSELSDPDVHHSVKHHKKRRKYSRNGCLSCKRRKIKCDEKLPMCSRCARLSLDCVYYRVYKFQSGLRSQEIDPRPIKSIQDVQDSVPQQSLIQPLQFKNSLPSTQPLLLDTGQSIAFTNSSDGAAKNNSVPLNLSSSSRTSMKALPPSCISSTGFALDPTSSGSTVPSSVFTPSISDNFSSQQMTSLLANQELLVGDILAADERYHSPTSGLINQAGISLDASNSQVSLGSQDSQVPVEPQAYQMSRSLYMDTNLLDLSRYQDIDLQDFANSFFNNGKIKMDTRISDENTLFEYDFHSNLNKSAHDLEDSNIYEAFHLSQTETVHFHSFMKNVHLILNPFAATYLSSPFMKVFLANAQKSPYLLNAMLASGARYLLEKVRSERDSILKLSDPVDSAVVKNIGRQINIHEKSRTLYLSNCFNYLKQALENPEKIFLEVESALLTSLILTADLSSYPDNRWSVHLKGAQQFLRNYAKAKRTATPAIMIAKYLFSGMEISAWMFCSSASCMVNYDELNEWLPIPMNHGSLRELSRLGLVYDGYKEEVNDLGASCIVPALGAFKVYVGFTDDVANVVKHIILARSQVIHSSEAVDPMMVCKIFALIEKAKSFFIMTNEAPFQIPITSKFHPLYEGEDKTKAPLGGYYHILKQGLESKDSWFSYFDFCNRIRIDALHLYVLVSSSFMDASPKRKLVRKLFKSAIKDVQFLIWFLGNHLSEADEKMLEEYYSSFIIVTGTDGIENIDLQSDKVRMSKEKIDRICAKTLRETLDGKIHYSEFIEYQIDHRICMVQWCLLIFGYCCVTAREKILIECLLMRLLQVGVRSGKFSLNILNKVWTQRRIRYKDTTGRLLKLDPGFENSFFMDHDNGFLFT from the coding sequence ATGCCGTCTCCTAATATTGTTAGTAAGACGGTTAAGGTTAATCCTTCTAATGAGAAGAGATCTTCGTCGGAACTGTCTGATCCTGATGTTCATCATTCTGTCAAGCATCACAAAAAGCGTCGCAAGTACAGTCGAAATGGATGTCTCTCATGCAAAAGGCGCAAGATAAAGTGTGATGAAAAGCTTCCTATGTGTTCTCGTTGTGCTCGACTTAGTTTAGACTGTGTTTACTATCGTGTGTACAAATTCCAGTCCGGACTGCGTTCTCAAGAAATAGATCCACGGCCCATCAAATCCATTCAGGATGTGCAAGACTCAGTGCCACAGCAGTCTCTCATCCAACCCCTACAATTTAAAAATTCGTTACCATCTACTCAACCTCTATTGTTGGATACGGGACAGTCTATTGCTTTTACCAATAGTTCTGATGGTGCTGCGAAGAACAATAGTGTCCCGCTGAAtctttcctcctcctctaGAACTAGTATGAAAGCACTGCCACCTTCTTGTATTTCTTCGACAGGGTTTGCACTAGACCCAACAAGTTCAGGCTCTACTGTTCCTAGTTCTGTGTTTACTCCATCCATATCTGACAACTTTTCATCCCAGCAGATGACCAGTCTTCTAGCCAATCAGGAACTCTTGGTGGGGGATATCTTGGCTGCTGATGAAAGATATCATAGTCCTACCTCTGGTTTAATTAACCAGGCTGGcatctctttggatgcCTCGAACTCACAAGTTTCACTGGGTTCCCAAGATTCCCAAGTACCAGTCGAACCGCAAGCATACCAAATGTCTCGGTCTCTATATATGGATACCAATTTACTGGATTTATCAAGGTATCAAGACATCGATCTCCAGGACTTTGCCAAttcttttttcaataaTGGGAAGATCAAAATGGATACAAGAATTTCAGACGAGAATACTCTTTTCGAATACGACTTTCACTCAAATTTGAATAAGTCTGCCCATGATCTAGAAGATAGCAATATATATGAGGCATTCCATCTTTCCCAAACAGAGACCGTGCATTTTCATTCTTTCATGAAGAATGTTCACTtgatattgaatccatTTGCTGCTACATATCTTAGTAGTCCCTTTATGAAAGTGTTTTTGGCCAATGCTCAGAAAAGTCCATACCTTTTGAATGCAATGCTTGCCTCTGGGGCTAGATACTTACTGGAAAAGGTACGCTCTGAAAGGGACTCCATACTCAAACTTTCGGATCCTGTGGATTCTGCGGTGGTCAAGAATATCGGCAGGCAGATAAACATCCATGAGAAGTCCAGAACTCTATATCTTTCCAATTGTTTCAACTACTTAAAGCAGGCACTGGAGAATCCGGAGAAGATATTTCTGGAGGTAGAAAGTGCTTTACTTACCAGTTTGATTCTTACAGCTGACCTATCATCTTACCCTGATAATCGGTGGAGTGTCCATCTTAAAGGAGCACAGCAGTTCTTGAGGAATTATGCAAAGGCAAAGAGAACTGCTACTCCTGCAATTATGATTGCTAAGTATCTTTTCAGTGGGATGGAAATTTCGGCTTGGATGTTTTGCtcatctgcttcttgtATGGTTAACTATGATGAACTGAACGAATGGTTACCCATCCCAATGAATCATGGATCGCTGCGAGAGCTTTCAAGACTTGGGTTGGTCTACGATGGATATAAGGAAGAGGTGAATGATCTTGGTGCAAGTTGCATTGTTCCAGCCTTGGGTGCTTTTAAAGTTTACGTTGGATTCACCGATGATGTTGCAAATGTTGTCAAGCATATTATTCTTGCCAGGAGTCAGGTTATTCATTCCTCAGAAGCTGTGGATCCAATGATGGTTTGCAAAATCTTTGCACTTATAGAGAAGGCTAAATCATTTTTTATTATGACGAACGAAGCACCTTTCCAGATCCCCATTACTTCTAAATTTCATCCATTATACGAAGGAGAAGATAAAACCAAAGCACCTTTGGGTGGGTATTATCACATTCTAAAGCAGGGACTGGAAAGTAAGGATTCGTGGTTTTCCTACTTTGATTTCTGCAACCGGATTCGTATAGACGCACTTCATTTGTACGTTTTAGTAAGCAGCTCATTCATGGATGCAtctccaaaaagaaaactgGTTAGAAAGCTATTTAAAAGTGCGATTAAAGATGTCCAGTTTCTAATTTGGTTTTTGGGAAATCATCTCAGTGAGGCAGATGAAAAGATGTTAGAAGAGTactattcttctttcattaTTGTCACAGGTACCGACGGCATTGAAAATATAGACTTACAATCCGATAAGGTAAGAATGTCGAAGGAAAAAATAGATAGAATTTGTGCAAAAACCTTGAGAGAAACTCTTGATGGAAAAATACATTACAGCGAGTTCATCGAGTATCAGATTGATCATCGTATCTGCATGGTTCAGTGGTGTTTACTTATATTCGGATACTGTTGTGTTACTGCTCGCGAGAAAATTCTCATCGAGTgtttgttgatgagattaCTCCAGGTGGGAGTTAGAAGCGGAAAGTTCTCATTAAATATTCTCAACAAGGTGTGGACCCAAAGAAGGATCCGATACAAAGATACTACAGGCAGATTACTGAAACTTGATCCTGGCTTTGAGAACAGCTTTTTCATGGACCACGATAACGGTTTCCTATTTACATAA
- a CDS encoding uncharacterized protein (EggNog:ENOG41), translating to MSLPSTYSRLGPEGRKLYAQIHSSSDQYNTAGTTFRVPGALDYLFDEIVRPNATTTPAKVLSYLAYYYPKIKNPENVRLLSECFLSCPFFFGDQRVIQISDTYKVIDCCRYIMDQKYRISEPTVPFYSFYRSLFNGIYNVYESNPFEESWKVQPLILGCLLAIESRNDYDPYPAYTGLIKEVDEQLLGLLQRALIDTSRNPSLGMDVRYLELSYMALLQEKISNGTFKIILKNQPFLPSLIIDFIFNSLYGFQGGILLEKSWSLSQATEKAPALRHLNRLSKLYCKLISIHPLTVDNLNGIDLALNNIQNYSISLFATLEKRDDFIHSDKDSDTWKILKQCFFSIVVMFEGICTKIYQNEDTSRSPIYSRFCRKILNSFFSIGFIIEKVGTGGFEEYNFVYGISANYLNQNDVGAVELLVKVWLDNLSLDNYTIISSPFNQAKLLFCLNFVEGYLNSLTEETKSSTILPLVEKLLKQGPNQDVLEGAHSVMLKYFTTLDALRSMDSQQQRRIEKLLLDYLALSFEQFPFCLSLNQLAIIVDTLANAVFPGSLIYSWDHSICLKLQQEVFSQCVKSANFDISQKNPEAVIKHRRPAITMTLILISPLFLTETFVAWLERIKTKLIDPTMDTTERLYLLDKLWDSILSTNKYYPQKGALGIEWWYNRINTGDPKL from the coding sequence ATGTCATTACCTAGTACTTACTCCCGGCTTGGTCCCGAAGGCAGAAAACTATATGCCCAGattcattcatcttcagacCAGTATAATACCGCGGGCACTACGTTTCGAGTACCAGGTGCTCTCGATTACttatttgatgagattgttCGTCCAAACGCCACAACGACACCAGCTAAAGTGTTATCATATTTGGCTTACTACTATCCTAAGATCAAGAACCCAGAGAACGTTCGACTATTGTCCGAATGCTTTCTTTCGTgtcctttcttttttggtgATCAGCGGGTGATTCAGATATCAGATACCTATAAAGTCATTGATTGCTGTCGGTATATTATGGATCAAAAATACCGGATTTCAGAACCTACTGTGCCATTTTACTCCTTTTACAGATCATTATTCAATGGAATCTATAATGTTTACGAATCCAACCCATTCGAAGAATCATGGAAGGTGCAACCACTGATACTGGGATGTCTATTAGCCATCGAGTCTAGGAATGATTATGACCCATATCCAGCATATACTGGTCTCATCAAGGAGGTAGACGAACAGTTGCTGGGCTTATTACAGCGAGCGTTGATTGATACTAGCCGGAACCCTTCTCTTGGTATGGACGTGCGCTACTTAGAGTTGAGCTATATGGCATTACTACAGGAGAAGATTTCCAATGGCACTTTCAAGATCATTTTGAAAAACCAACCATTCCTTCCTAGTTTGATAattgatttcatctttAATTCGCTGTATGGATTTCAAGGTGGAATATTGCTAGAAAAGAGCTGGTCATTGTCACAGGCAACCGAGAAAGCTCCTGCTCTAAGGCACCTCAATAGACTATCGAAGTTATATTGCAAGCTCATTTCGATCCATCCTCTTACTGTGGATAACCTCAATGGAATCGATCTTGCTTTGAACAACATTCAAAATTATTCCATATCATTGTTTGCGACGCTTGAGAAAAGAGACGACTTCATACATTCTGACAAAGATTCCGACACTTGGAAGATTCTAAAGcaatgcttcttttctatcgTGGTTATGTTTGAAGGTATATGTACGAAGATCTATCAGAACGAGGATACTTCGAGGAGCCCTATTTACAGCCGCTTTTGCAGAAAGATCCTGAATTCATTTTTTAGCATTGGATTTATTATCGAGAAGGTCGGGACAGGAGGTTTTGAGGAGTACAATTTTGTTTATGGCATCTCAGCAAACTACTTGAATCAAAACGATGTGGGTGCGGTAGAATTACTGGTAAAGGTGTGGCTTGACAATCTTTCATTGGACAATTATACTATCATCAGTTCCCCGTTTAATCAGgccaaacttcttttctgtcTAAACTTTGTGGAAGGCTATCTCAATAGCTTGACCGAGGAGACAAAATCTAGCACAATACTGCCATTAGTGGAAAAACTGCTTAAGCAAGGCCCCAACCAGGATGTGTTAGAAGGAGCTCATTCAGTAATGCTTAAGTATTTCACCACCCTTGATGCGCTGAGATCAATGGACTCACAGCAACAGAGGAGAATAGAAAAGCTGTTACTAGATTATTTGGCCCTTTCATTTGAGCAATTTCCATTCTGCCTCTCCTTGAACCAACTTGCCATTATTGTAGACACATTGGCTAATGCCGTTTTTCCAGGCTCGCTTATTTATTCGTGGGATCACTCAATCTGCCTTAAGCTTCAACAGGAAGTGTTCAGCCAATGTGTTAAATCCGCAAATTTTGACATTTCTCAGAAGAACCCTGAAGCTGTCATCAAGCACAGGAGACCTGCGATAACTATGACACTGATTCTCATCTCACCTTTATTTTTAACGGAGACGTTTGTTGCTTGgttggaaagaatcaaaACAAAACTCATTGACCCTACGATGGATACCACAGAAAGATTATACCTCCTTGATAAGCTATGGGATTCCATTCTTAGTACCAACAAATACTATCCACAGAAGGGTGCATTAGGCATAGAGTGGTGGTATAATAGAATCAATACCGGTGATCCGAAATTATAG
- a CDS encoding uncharacterized protein (EggNog:ENOG41), giving the protein MIFTTVLMFLCYTILRINIYVPSGPFGIIFGLVYPYYKFTPTLYTFELDFRGIGKSSNDADDQLVHANESHKLVFTNNFVTTILVAQLFLSEGLISSPIVCLTGYLISSLLFNGVLPLLHSKFVFLTTLYGRLMKKFGHSTGYHAIPNIVSTVPSVGIQSHSRSISPEDVDNTTEEHDDNDQDTDMPARSLGTQLLDTFR; this is encoded by the coding sequence ATGATATTCACCACAGTGCTAATGTTTCTCTGCTACACAATACTACGCATCAACATTTATGTTCCTTCCGGTCCATTTGGAATTATTTTTGGACTAGTTTATCCTTACTATAAGTTTACGCCGACGTTATACACATTCGAATTAGACTTCAGGGGCATTGGCAAATCCTCAAATGATGCTGATGATCAGCTCGTACATGCCAACGAGAGTCACAAGCTCGTATTTACTAATAATTTTGTCACCACAATTCTTGTTGCTCAGCTTTTCTTAAGCGAAGGTTTAATCTCCTCTCCAATAGTCTGTCTTACTGGCTATCTGATCAGCTCGTTACTCTTCAACGGTGTGCTACCGTTGTTGCATTCAAAGTTTGTGTTTTTAACAACTTTGTACGGtagattgatgaaaaagtTCGGCCACTCTACAGGATACCATGCCATTCCTAATATTGTGTCAACTGTTCCTAGTGTTGGCATCCAGTCTCATTCAAGATCAATCTCTCCCGAAGATGTCGATAATACAACTGAAGAGCATGATGATAACGATCAGGACACCGACATGCCGGCAAGAAGTTTGGGTACACAACTACTCGACACTTTCAGGTAG
- a CDS encoding uncharacterized protein (EggNog:ENOG41~BUSCO:EOG09343WPY) gives MASDRLSTGKTNARGIPQAVFIKKIEEFINPKTCTDDDVSNFLKELQMRMEQYRFMEENKRTTLDNLNTKIPDIKKTLDICKYLKLKQESGETDGEEEEDENIEVNYQLNDTVYSKAVIDTKDIGSVRLWLGANIMVEYPVDEAIQMLTERLKVTGKNKDNTLEDIDYLRSNITTMEVNTARVYNWDVQRRRTQKADA, from the coding sequence ATGGCGAGTGACAGACTAAGTACAGGAAAAACAAATGCACGAGGCATTCCTCAGGCAGTATTCATCAAGAAAATTGAGGAGTTCATCAACCCCAAGACCTGTACAGATGATGACGTTAGCAATTTTCTAAAGGAATTGCAGATGAGAATGGAACAGTACAGATTCatggaagagaataagAGGACTACACTAGACAATTTAAACACAAAAATTCCCGATATTAAGAAGACACTAGATATTTGCAAGTACTTAAAGTTGAAGCAGGAAAGTGGAGAGACtgatggagaagaagaagaagatgaaaatatAGAGGTGAACTACCAGTTAAATGATACCGTATATTCAAAAGCTGTGATAGATACCAAGGATATAGGATCAGTGAGACTCTGGCTAGGTGCCAACATTATGGTGGAATATCCAGTAGATGAGGCCATTCAGATGCTTACTGAGAGACTTAAGGTTACAGGGAAGAATAAGGACAATACGCTTGAAGACATTGACTACCTCAGATCCAACATAACAACGATGGAAGTTAACACTGCTCGTGTCTACAACTGGGATGTCCAGCGGAGACGTACGCAGAAAGCAGACGCTTGA
- the RPL18A gene encoding 60S ribosomal protein L18A produces MAVDHYSKPHKRSGHRTAPKSKNVYLASLVKLFGFLARRTDAAFNRVVLRQLFLSKANRQPVSVAKIVRTLKQEDASKKIIVVVGTVTDDLRLHSFPKATVAALRFTRGARTTIEKNGGEALTLDQLATRAPTGANTLIVRGPKKAREAYRHFGMGPHQHKAPRIMSKGRKFERARGRRRSRGFKV; encoded by the exons ATGGCTGTTGATCATTACTCCAAGCCACATAAGAGATCTGGTCACAGAACCGCTCCAAAGTCCAAAAATGTCTACTTGGCCTCTTTGGTCAAGTTGTTCGGTTTCCTTGCTC GTCGTACTGACGCTGCATTCAACAGGGTTGTTTTGAGACAATTATTTTTGTCTAAAGCTAACAGACAGCCAGTCTCTGTCGCCAAGATTGTTAGAACTTTGAAACAGGAAGATGCTTCTAAGAAGATCATTGTCGTTGTCGGTACTGTTACCGATGACTTGAGATTGCATTCTTTCCCTAAGGCTACTGTTGCTGCTTTGAGATTCACTCGGGGTGCCAGAACCACTATCGAGAAGAACGGTGGTGAAGCTCTTACTTTAGACCAGTTGGCTACGAGAGCTCCTACTGGTGCTAATACCTTGATTGTCAGAGGTCCAAAGAAGGCTAGAGAGGCTTATAGACACTTTGGTATGGGTCCACATCAGCACAAGGCTCCAAGAATTATGTCTAAGGGCAGGAAATTCGAGAGAGCTAGAGGTAGAAGGAGATCTAGAGGTTTCAAggtttga
- the RPS19B gene encoding ribosomal protein S19B produces MSGVTVRDVPAQEFIDAYAQFLQRQGKLEVPAYVELVKTSASNEMPPQDQEGWFYKRAASVARHVYLRKQVGVGKLNKLYGGAKNRGFRPAKHFDASGSVNRRVVQALEKIGVLEASSKGGRKISENGQRDLDRIAAQTSEALVEGDDEEDEE; encoded by the exons ATGTCCGGTGTTACTGTTAG AGACGTTCCTGCTCAGGAATTCATTGACGCCTACGCCCAGTTCTTGCAAAGACAGGGTAAGTTGGAGGTCCCAGCCTACGTTGAGTTGGTCAAAACCAGTGCCAGCAATGAAATGCCACCACAAGATCAGGAAGGTTGGTTCTACAAGAGAGCTGCTTCTGTCGCCAGACATGTCTACTTGAGAAAGCAGGTTGGTGTTGGTAAATTGAACAAGCTTTATGGAGGTGCCAAGAATAGAGGTTTCAGACCAGCCAAGCACTTTGATGCTTCTGGATCTGTCAACAGAAGAGTTGTGCAGgctttggagaagattgGTGTTCtagaagcttcttcaaagggAGGTAGAAAGATTTCCGAAAATGGTCAGAGAGATTTGGACCGTATCGCCGCTCAAACCAGTGAGGCTCTTGTTGAGGGCGACGACGAGGAAGACGAAGAGTAG
- a CDS encoding uncharacterized protein (BUSCO:EOG0934241C), translating to MKEYLIYLANAHPNFRKAELESLATLNNVRVDLSSHDESSPFMIVQLEDDDAARKLVDRAVLTRGIYELWGKGNTLEELHSDVKTRYKALREPYMNSTFKFQVLDFQGARKSKRRHLQIIDSFMYLQFKGKVSLENPQQIFTILQTYTIDKDLCPRKEPDYCWFGRQVHLSARSRGVVDEYEIAKRPYYGTTTFESELSLVTCNLALVQKGQLVLDPFVGTGSFLLASGYFGGYTYGSDIDFLALKGGKPEQKCIKRLKDNFEHYGTENKFGDVLCMDFTNNALRKNLKIDTIICDPPYGIREGLRVCGTNDIASAELTMNKIICGEKAFLRKDYVPPKKTCSLDFMLDDLLKFANERLPIGGRLCFWMPAADNEDIPTLIPQHEGLELIHILVQHFNMWSRRLLVYVKRDSSYQGITVTRDQRKHKNNFREQYFNRFK from the coding sequence ATGAAGGAATACCTAATATATCTGGCTAACGCACATCCCAATTTTCGTAAGGCTGAATTAGAATCCTTGGCTACGCTGAATAATGTGCGGGTGGATCTTTCATCACATGATGAATCATCTCCTTTCATGATTGTTCAACTAGAAGATGACGACGCTGCTAGGAAGTTAGTCGATAGAGCTGTCTTGACAAGAGGCATATACGAACTTTGGGGTAAGGGAAATACTTTGGAAGAGCTTCACAGCGATGTGAAGACTCGTTATAAAGCACTCCGTGAGCCGTACATGAATTCTACATTCAAGTTCCAGGTGTTGGACTTTCAAGGAGCCAGGAAAAGCAAGAGGAGACACCTTCAGATTATCGATTCCTTCATGTACTTGCAATTTAAGGGTAAGGTTTCCCTTGAGAATCCACAGCAAATATTTACTATTCTTCAGACATACACTATAGATAAGGACCTCTGCCCTAGAAAAGAGCCAGATTATTGCTGGTTTGGGAGGCAGGTGCACCTCAGTGCCAGATCTCGAGGTGTAGTGGATGAATATGAGATTGCCAAGCGTCCATACTATGGAACTACCACTTTTGAGTCCGAACTATCACTCGTTACATGCAATCTAGCATTGGTTCAGAAAGGCCAGTTAGTGCTTGATCCATTTGTCGGCACGGGATCATTCTTGTTGGCATCTGGTTATTTTGGTGGCTACACATATGGATCGGATATAGACTTCTTAGCACTCAAGGGAGGGAAACCCGAGCAAAAATGTATTAAACGGTTGAAAGATAACTTCGAGCATTATGGCACCGAGAACAAGTTTGGTGATGTTCTTTGTATGGACTTCACAAATAACGCTTTGAGAAAGAACTTAAAAATCGATACTATTATTTGTGATCCTCCCTACGGCATAAGGGAGGGACTAAGGGTTTGCGGAACGAATGACATTGCCAGTGCTGAGCTCACTATGAATAAGATTATCTGTGGTGAGAAGGCTTTCTTGAGGAAAGATTACGTTCCACCGAAGAAGACATGCTCTTTAGACTTTATGTTAGAtgatttgttgaagtttgCTAACGAAAGATTACCTATTGGTGGTCGATTGTGTTTCTGGATGCCTGCTGCCGACAACGAAGATATTCCTACGTTGATCCCACAGCATGAAGGACTCGAATTAATACACATCCTAGTGCAGCATTTCAACATGTGGTCCAGAAGATTACTAGTATATGTTAAGAGGGACTCGAGTTATCAAGGAATAACTGTAACTAGAGACCAAAGGAAGCACAAAAACAACTTCCGAGAGCAATATTTCAATAGATTTAAGTAA
- a CDS encoding uncharacterized protein (BUSCO:EOG09343OLR) — translation MSDNIDDDEALFDDIYEDDSKTDAVKTDAKLDEKPIEKVGGITEGVQNDVAPPPPPPTEQQPEQELQNQQAIPPPPPVEGDAAAAMAAANQLAQLAGQNPGYGTPQQQQQMQQMQQQMQQQMQQMQQQYPQQQQQQQSGSMQYDARQGFHDKVKADMEGKDVGKLFIGGLTWETDEDSLGNYFNQYGEVTELHIMRDTATGRSRGFAFLTFKDAKSVDEVLKKKHILDGKLIDPKRAIPKEEQEKTGKIFVGGVAPDVSHDEFTEYFKKFGDIIDSQLMIDKDTGKSRGYGFVTYDSADAVDRVTRQKYVMFHGRQMEIKKAEPRNQQAPRRQNYGGYGSMGFAPQQGQQAANQYSQMGGYYNQNNMAQYWQQMQQMQQYWMQMQQMQGQQGGENAEQEGENGGGSMNASSSANDNGGSSASPEPSSNFQGAAAMTTAQSQEASGPATGGDNNEDDEVPNPQERAAPKLPSGPKNFHGEEAQGQEEPTTTVVVHEDEEVAGIILTDAKVGVLN, via the exons ATGTCTGATAACATTGACGACGACGAGGCTTTATTCGACGACATCTATGAGGATGACTCGAAGACTGATGCTGTGAAGACTGATGCCAAGCTTGACGAGAAACCTATTGAAAAGGTGGGCGGAATAACAGAAGGCGTTCAGAATGACGTGGCAccacctcctccacctcctACAGAGCAACAGCCAGAACAGGAACTACAGAATCAGCAAGCAATACCTCCCCCACCTCctgttgaaggtgatgcTGCCGCCGCCATGGCTGCGGCCAATCAGCTGGCCCAGCTTGCTGGTCAAAACCCAGGATACGGAACAccacagcagcaacagcagatGCAGCAGATGCAACAACAAATGCAACAACAGATGCAGCagatgcagcagcagtatcctcaacaacaacagcaacagcaatCTGGCTCTATGCAATATGATGCCAGGCAAGGATTTCACGACAAGGTGAAGGCAGATATGGAGGGTAAAGATGTGGGAAAATTATTTATTGGTGGATTAACCTGGGAGACCGATGAAGACTCGCTTGGAAATTACTTCAATCAGTATGGAGAGGTCACCGAGCTGCATATCATGAGGGACACCGCCACGGGACGTTCTAGAGGCTTTGCATTTTTAACATTCAAAGACGCCAAGAGTGTTGATGAGGTGCTAAAAAAGAAGCACATTTTAGATGGTAAACTAATTGACCCAAAGAGGGCAATTCCAAAGGAAGAGCAGGAGAAGACCGGTAAGATTTTCGTTGGTGGTGTGGCTCCGGATGTGTCACATGATGAATTCACCGAGtatttcaagaaattcGGTGATATTATCGACTCTCAACTTATGATTGACAAGGACACAGGTAAATCTCGTGGTTACGGCTTTGTCACTTATGATTCCGCAGATGCAGTTGATAGAGTGACTCGTCAAAAATATGTGATGTTCCACGGCAGACAGATggagatcaagaaagcTGAGCCTAGGAACCAGCAGGCTCCAAGACGGCAGAATTATGGGGGCTATGGAAGTATGGGATTTGCACCTCAACAGGGCCAACAGGCGGCCAATCAGTATTCGCAAATGGGAGGCTATTATAATCAAAATAACATGGCCCAATACTGGCAGCAGATGCAACAGATGCAACAATACTGGATGCAAATGCAACAGATGCAGGGTCAACAGGGTGGTGAGAATGCTGAGCAGGAGGGAGAAAATGGTGGTGGAAGCATGAatgcatcttcatctgctaATGATAACGGAGGAAGTTCGGCTTCACCTGAACCAAGCTCTAACTTCCAAGGAGCTGCCGCCATGACAACAGCACAGTCCCAAGAAGCTTCAGGACCAGCAACGGGTGGAGATAacaatgaagatgatgaagtGCCAAATCCTCAAGAAAGAGCCGCACCAAAATTACCATCGGGCCCTAAAAACTTCCACGGAG AGGAAGCACAAGGCCAAGAGGAACCCACAACCACCGTGGTAGTACACGAGGACGAAGAGGTGGCGGGTATCATCCTTACAGACGCTAAAGTGGGGGTTTTGAACTAA